In a genomic window of Phaenicophaeus curvirostris isolate KB17595 chromosome Z, BPBGC_Pcur_1.0, whole genome shotgun sequence:
- the TMEM252 gene encoding transmembrane protein 252, which yields MLKIAFTFIHLVVLLLGFSIISLGVLCISTTYSTFGFGNNKLVFYCLLPLGFFLLVTGIFWGTFHEVLKYKSPSRLFIQNVSHRELRINTIDRPDFYPLSYEDSTDPEKQTFPLSVASTPKQQEVIKIPPPLNSESSTEFISETNEWEQPPPYELSVWQPQQQQTAVQDSSPRQESNSHLSTQQNSHKQDPDCHGPSERLAPVRTSETASGVNHLSVKEEKLEED from the exons AtgttaaaaattgcttttaccTTCATTCATCTTGTTGTCCTCTTACTTGGCTTCTCTATTATTTCTCTGGGAGTTCTTTGCATTTCCACAACATACTCCACATTCGGATTTGGAAATAACAAGCTGGTGTTTTACTGCCTGTTACCTCTGGGGTTCTTTCTCCTTGTGACTGGCATTTTCTGGGGCACCTTTCATGAAGTCTTGAAATACAAGAGCCCCAGCAGGCTCTTCATTCAAAATGTTAGCCATAGAGAGCTACGTATCAACACCATAGACAG ACCTGACTTCTATCCTCTATCCTATGAAGACAGCACAGATCCTGAAAAACAGACCTTCCCACTGTCAGTTGCCTCCACACCAAAGCAGCAAGAAGTCATCAAGATTCCTCCACCTCTAAACagtgaaagcagcacagagttCATCAGTGAAACTAATGAGTGGGAACAGCCACCACCATATGAATTATCTGTGTGGCAGCCacaacagcagcaaacagcTGTACAAGACTCAAGCCCCAGACAGGAGTCAAATTCTCATCTATCCACACAACAAAACAGCCACAAACAGGATCCAGACTGCCATGGGCCCTCAGAAAGACTAGCACCTGTCAGAACATCTGAGACAGCCAGTGGGGTAAATCACTTATctgtgaaggaggaaaaactgGAAGAAGATTGA